In Setaria italica strain Yugu1 chromosome I, Setaria_italica_v2.0, whole genome shotgun sequence, the genomic window GGATTGGTGTCCGATGATTGTAGACTATGTAATTCTCTGTAGCCATATGAGCGTCTCGACTCCCATTGCAGGATGAAGTGATATGCGCTGACCTGGGTTTTCTTGGGTACAATTTACTGTTGAAAGGGAAACCCCTGTCTGCAGGACTTAACTCTGGGATGTATAGCAGGATTCTGTAGGCCCTGGACTGTGCCTGCTCACTTCTGGTAACTGGAAGTGCTGACAAGTACACTGCCATAATTCTTGCTTCTATTTTTAGGCAGCTATTTATTCGATGGAGGTTACTGCATTTCAGTTGCTCTCCCATCAGCTTTGCTTAATCTGACTAGTGCCCCCACGTGATAGGAACGGGACTTTGTCAGAAATGCATTGCAATAGGATGTTGTGTTGGAAAATTGGTCTGTTCTCACCAATTGTCTTCTGGGTCTGTGGGGTTCCTTTCAGTATGTTGGTTACTGTGGCTACGAGGTTTTTATGCTCAAGGGTTGCAGATGACCCACTTGACTTGATGGATTATATGTCTCCTATACCAATAGTATGGATTTTAGGATTAGGTCCTGGATATTTTTAGTGATCGTGTATCCTATTTGTTCAAGGTGATTCAAAGATCAGTTGAGATAGTGGAATGATGATGCGATGAATTGTGCAATACATTGAATTGGATAAATGAGTTGGAACTTTACCTGTGGttatcattcttttttttcctcaaacgATGCAGGAGAggtgcgtgtcatttcatttagGTAGAAAAAAGAGTACAACGGATACAGAAAAGACCCAACCCGAGTACCAAAACCACACCCACACACCCCAAACAGAAAAGGATCACATGCGCGCCACAGAGCACCAGAGACCTGACCTAGGGACACCAAAGCCTAAGCGGCTATGGTCAGCAACCTGGTGGTGGTTATCATACTATGCAAGTAGTAAAtaaatttgttttctttgtGATTGTACTCTTTGTATATTTTAGTACCTGGATTTTGTCAAGAAAAATGGTGCTTTATTCTTCCTTTTCGTAACCACATGTGCACTAGTTGAAGCTTTCATGTAGTCTCTCCTTCCAGGGAACGTAATTTAAGAAGCTGACAAGTATACACGGTATACACGTGCACGCTATTATGGCCTGTATGTTGCATTTTATACACGTGCACGTTATTATGGCCTGTatgttgcattttttttgtcCGTTTTCCTTATATATTTTCATTTAAATGGAAATTGGGTTATACGCTATGTTTCATGTAACGATTAAGCAGGCTATCATTGTGAGACCTAGTAGTCAAACACCATTGTGTGCTTCTTTGAACAATGCTGGTGATATTAAACACGGATTACACGTATACTTGTGTTGTTAGTGTGTGCTGTAGCCCATATGTAATGGTTAGCACCATCGAAAACCCCAGAGTATTTTCAtggttttttttcttattctaATTTTAGTATGAATTTTAcaatttgtttatttattttttcatattTCTGACTCTGCTGCAGGTGGCATTTCAAGTATGGTTAGCTTGAGGCGACGTCGACTATTGGGGCTTTGTTCTGGTAAGAGGAACTCATTTCAGTACCTTGAAACATCTTGCCGTGATGTAATAATTGCTCAGAGGATTTATGTTAAGAAAACACAAATGTCTTTTTTCTGTGTATGATGTGGCATATCATATCTGTCATTTATACTTATCAATGTGATTACGGTCTGCTCTCCAAAATAGAAATTTTATATACTTTATTATTCAGCCATATCTTTCTATATGGAATAAATAAATCTTGCTGTATGCATTCTGATTTATAAGAGTTTGTTGTTCGTGCTGTCTAATTTCTGTCTGAAATATTCACTACTTCCCATTTCTCACATAGTGCTTAGTCGAATTAGGTAGTTGTTTGACTATTTAGAAATGAGGGACTGAGGGCCATGGGAACTTAGGAGGGCATGGGTTTCTGTGAGTGGGAAATTTGGTTGTAAGTTAATTGTCGGCAGTACCAGAATTGGTACTTTAATCACTGTTTTGGTAATCCTTCGTCTGTTCTTTTGGAGCTTCAGATACCGCCTTTCATTCAAATAAGTAATAAATGACTTTTCCTTATGATGTGTAAACATTGGTCTTTTCAACAGTGGCCATATTAATTGTTCTGAAATCCAGCTATGACTTATTGTATATGGTCAAGCAGCAATTAACTCTAAATGAAGTTTTGCCAGAATAGATTATGTTTGAACTATCATATATGTGGATACACTTATACAACAAATGTTCTCGGAATAGACATCTATATGAATTCCAATCCAATATAAAAAAAGGATGAACCCAGTGCTAAATCCTTATAACTACATGTGTGCTAATAAGTTACTGATGGAAGCTACATGACTTTTACTATTGTAGTTGGTCTGATCACTAATCAAAGTAGCAGCCCAAAGTACTGTTGGGAAATCACAAATTTCATGTATTTGATTGTATCAGTACTCCCTTTCTCTAAATTAGAACCTAAGTAGGATAGAAACTTTGAAGTGAATGAAAGTAAGCCCTTTTCAGGATCATCTGCATATCTATGTCAATAAAGCAGTATGGCTACATATTTTGGATAATCACATGAGTTTAGCTTTTGTTTCAGGGAAAGACTCATTGCCCGTTGATCTTCCTAAGCCCATTGAGAATGAAAAACCTGTGGAAGTTGTACATTCCAATGTGAAGACATTCAGTGTACACCCACTGCCCCCGGTATGTATAATTACTTTTTGTATGTTGAGGAAGTATCAGTGCACAGTAGTATATTGGTGCACATGTGCACAAACTAAAATATCTTTTAGATAATGAAATAGAAAAATATACTAGTTTGTGTTCTATATTACCTGCTTGTGTATCCTTCTTTTCTCCTTTAGATAGCCTGATGAGTTTTCGAGTGACATTCCATAGTACCTGCATTCTACTTCTAGCATTACTAAAAAAATTGTCAGTTACAATGacaaatatgattttttttctaatgaaTTTTACCTTTTTGTCACAAAACAAGACTTCTGATGTGCTCACAAAATCCTCAAATGGTTCTGATGATTCGAAGGAAGAGAAAACACAGTACTATCCAGGTTCGTACTTCATTCTTATTCTGTATTATTTGCATTGGTTTCTCCACATAAAAGCTCATGTTACTTGTGGTTGTGATACTTCTTACATGGAAGATGATATTTTAGAATTCTGCATTGGAAATCTTATAAAGAACTTGTGTTTTTTTTCATTGTCATACTCAAGTTTCCTCGGAGATAGTTTGCAATAGAGAGTGTTTTTGTGACAAAATTTTCTTATATAGCTGTCTAGGAGATATTTCATTAGGGCCTCTAGCTTTTCCCTAGAGGACTCCCTGTTCCTTTTCTTTGGTGTTTCTTAGCCTTTATCAGCTGAGTTGGATATGACAATTTATAATATATAGCTGATCAGAACATTGCATTTTCTTTCCTATCACTCAGGCAAGGAAATCAAGCGCAGAAAACGACATAGAAGAAAGCAGTATGTGGATCAAGAGCCATGCATTATGAGGGgggtttatttcaaaaatatgaaatggcaGGCTGCCATAAAAGTTGACAAGAAACAGATTCATTTGGGTACTGTTGGGACACAGGATGAAGCAGCTCGGCTTTATGATAGGTATTAGATGGTCTTCACTTAACTGCACACTTATGCTTGACCATAAGATTTCCATCTTACTATTCTTAGGTAGCTTCTTACCTTTTACAATACAAGCTGCCCATAGAATATCGAAGATCCGATATATGTCCAGCTGGTGTTCAGAGCAATGAGTTACTCTGCTGGCATAGTATATGTTGCATAGCTTTTAATAGGATTATCAGAAGTGTTATGTGTTAATACTTAAGTTCATGAGTGTCCAGATGTCTATCGTTCCAACATTCAGTGTTAGCTCCAGTTAGTTCATGACATACAAACATTACCGATATGATTGCGTTCACTATAGTTTAAATATGCACAAGAGCAAGCTTGTTTCAGTAGTGTTTCCTGAAACTACACTGTTTGCATGATTTGTTTCACCTTTTGTTGCCCTGTACTCTTTTTTGGCCACAGAAGCACATTTTAGTAAACGGTTTATATATAAGGTCTGCAGACCACCTAGGCTGCTACATGATTTTGCAGCCAGAGGCTCATGTTCCATAATAGTTATCTGAGGCACTGTGAAAAAACTTGTATGTATAAAAATCTATCTTTTTCACCTGTAAAGTTAGCTCTTCTTATTCCCTAGTTAAAACAAGCTTCAACAAGTCAGTATGTCCGAGTTTTTTTGTTCAGTGATTTGGCTTCTAACCAAGCCTACCAATTCTTATTGTGCCACTCAGTTTTGTTTATTTGATGGTATTCTTTGTTATGCTGTCTCATAGGCTGAGATTAAAGTAAATCTTCCCATCTGTTGTTTACTTGTTCTGATTCTTAATTTTGGTTCTAGGGGTATGTACAATATGGCACATGGCCTTGTATCAAATGATGTTCTTTGATGTTTGATCCAATGTGGATGCCTGATTTGTAGCATATCTAATGGTTCACCAATTACCATGAATCATCAAAATTTGATGAACTCAGAATTCTATTCTACGTGCAGGGCTGCTTTTATGTGTGGAAGGGAGCCAAACTTTGAGCTTTCCGAGGAAGAGAAGCAAGAACTGCGGAAGTACACCTGGGAGGACTTCTTAGCTGTAACTCGCAACACAATAACCAGCAAAAGTATGACCCAAAATTTGAATTCCTTTACATGTTTACCCCTTTATGGCTTATAAATGTTGCTCATAGCATGTTCATTTATCTTACTCTAGAACAAAAGAAGGTTGGGTTGCTAAGGCGTAGCAAGGCGGACTTGTTCATGGGACAGAGTGATGGTGATACTGAGATGGCAAATGGCGGTGGCTCATCGAATTCTGACAATGGAGATGCCGAGACATCAGCATCTTAGATTGCTCCCAGAGGTCGTGGCGACCCTAGTGGAGTCCTCCAAATATTCATTCCGGTCATGATATGATCCCTGTTTAGGATTTTGTTCTCTCAATAATTAATTTCATGTGCATAAGGCCCCTGTTGGTCTGATCAAAGGTTAGGGAAACCATGCCATCTCAAATAAGAAATGGAGGTGGTCCATTGTAGGAAAATTTCATCCGAACAACATGTATACCGGTTCCGTAATTGTGTATATCTACCGATAGGTTCATCATTACAAATTTTACCCAATGTAATTAGTTTACATTACCATTTATCCAAAAGGAATCCTTTCCTTTCCGATATCTTATTCgagcaattttttttgaaacgaatcaGTCAGGAGagctgctgattatattaaaaagaataaaaagaagatgaagttcAGATTGGGCAATACAACAAATGGAAGAAAAAACGACACGAGCaggttggattgggatatcaacacatgctcaactcaactcaactaTCGGTCGGATTGGAACATCGACACGATCTGCAACAACTCTGGCTGGTCGGATTGGGATATCGACACGAGCCGCACGACATCACAACGCTCAACTCAGATTCAGCCACACTAGCCGGTCATCTCCAGTTGCCACTCCACCCGAACGCCATCCCTGCAAAATCTTATCCAAGTATCATCTCTGTATGAGTGGAAACCATCCTATATGTGTCATGTAGTTGCCTTTACAGCCGACCATGTTTGAAATTTTGAACTGCATCTTTTCGGTCTGTAAGTTTTTGAATTCATGCTGCATCTGTTGGGTTTGTGgcattttgaattttgatgcaACATATGGTGTACTTGAAGTTTGAACGAAGACATGCATAATTCAAAGTCATGCAGTGTACAACAGGGACACGATTATTTTTGCATAATTGAGTTGACTGTATAATCAATATATACTGCCctcaaaaaacaaaataatCCATATGCACAAACACAAGGTGTGCAGAGTAGTGGATACACTGTACTCAAGTGGAGCGCGTGCAGCAACTCCGTTGTGGGAAGAGGTGCTCCACCTCCGACGGTGATGGGCGATTTCTGCGCAGGGACCAGGTCAACGGCGAGCTAGAGGAGAAATATGTCAacggtgacgaggaggaggaggtcatgTGTGAGGTCAACCACACGTGTTGCATTGTGCATCGACCTGTGATTTGTTTAGCTAAAGTGGTCTAAATTATCACAAACTACAATTTTCGAAACTGTAACTACACTACGCAAACTAGTTTGCCTATGTTTATTGAAAACCACACTTCGTGCTAGGGGCGGAGCTAGCCGGCGGAGCCACCGGTGTCAGTTCTACACTAGATACCGGTGTCAGCTTAATGGAACAGCAGCATGCAACAGTGATTCTTCACTGATTTTGCAGCAACTCGCCGTTGTCAGCTGACAACGACAATTAGCCCTGGCTCCGCCCTGCTTTGTGCTTTTGTGAGATAGCTTCAGGCTACTCAGGCTACTTCTGTTCCAACCAGAATCATATCCGAAACAGTTACAAATGGAACCCATATATTTGAAGGCTTGAACCTACGGCAACCTAGTTCTAGAATAATTGACACCCATGGTCTTACTTTAATAGATGGTGTAGACTGACCTGGCTGTGGCTTTGGTattcttcacctcctcctcttcctgggTAGTCAgtaaatcattttttttttagcATAATGGCATAGTGGAGGTCCATCAGTGCTCGTTCTTCCGCTCTCTTGTGCTTGCACAACACTTTCCAAAGTCCCTTCATTCCTGCCTCCATTCTACCCCAGCCATTCATCATGCATCCACTTCAACAAGTTCCTGCAACAAGCAATGGACATAGGCACATGCCAAGTTATCAACATCATTGTTCACATGTTGAGCTGAAATAATGTGACTCCATTCATACCTTTAGACGGTAGCCCATAAACATTCTACCTGTGTACTTGCCGCCCCCAAACACTTGTTCAACATACTTACCACACTTGTGCCGGAGCATCCTTTATCTGACCAAACCATCCCAGTTCGAAGAGAGAAATGGCAGAGATATCCTACAACAAGTCAATTCGTTCATGCATGACAACATTAGAGGTAGAGATTTGCTCGTCAACATTACAACTAACATATTCAACAAACAAACTCTGGCAGAGCCAGGGACTTGAGGTAGAGGGCTCATctcccctttcttcctctcttcactctttctcctcctcctcctcctcttacTCCTCCCTTTATCATCCACGGATAATAATCAAATCCTCGAAGCCATTCAAAAGAACTACATGATTCATTAGTCAACCAATACACATCCAAGTAGTGTACCAAATAGTAGGAAAGTCgttcctccatcttctccacGCGTATACTATATGACTACGTCTTAGGAGAAGAGGATGTGAGTTACTGCTAGAGTTTTTACAGCTCCTTATTATACGGAGGCAGTTCGGTAACATCACTTTTATAATCTAGCTAGTTTAGCATCATACTCGGCCCAGAACAACAAACCAAATAAAGGCCTAATGTTTCAGTGAACCTCCAAACACTTGGCTGAGCAATCAAATACAGACCCAAATGCTTTTATAGACAAACTTGGTTAGCCTAATTTCAGAAAAAGACCAGTTTAGATTAAATCATAGAACCAAATTCTTGTATACTGTAAGATCCTGTAGCGGTTATAGAGAAACTGATTTTTCCCCAAATCTGTGGATCCCATCCGTGAAACACTCTGCTCCACGAGTCCACGTACGGTATGATATGAACGGATAATCGCGCCGTTCCATGGGGATCTTACTTTAAAAAAAGTTGTGACGTCATAAGCCACCACAAATCTCTCCCGCGATGGCGGACTCCCACGTCGCGTCCCCGGTGCGCcgccacgacgacgacgacgacgactccccTCGCCGATTCAAGATCCGCGCATGCTCCTCCCGCTCGTCCGACGCCGAGGCtaaccgccgccgctgcagaaAAGACGACCATGACGAGCACCTCAACTGGGATGCTCTCAAGAAGAGCATCAATGGGTTGGTTAACAATGTGAATGTGGCCAGCATCAAGGACATTCTGCCGGAGCTCTTTGCCGAGAAACTGGTTCGTGGGCGGGGGCTCTTCTGCGATTCGTGCATCAAGTCACAGATGGCCTCACCTGAGTTCACAGATGTGTTTGCTGCTCTTGTTGCAGCTGTGAATACCAAGTTCCCGGAGATTGGACGCTTGCTTCTTGTCCGTGTTATGCTCCAGCTCAAGGGCGCATACGAGCAAAACAACAAGCCCCAATTGCTTGCAGAAACCAAGTTCATTGCACACTTGGTCAATCAGGCGGTGGCACATGAGCTTCTGGCCCTGCAGCTTGTGACAATGTTTCTTCAGAATCCAACTGAAGGCAGTGTTGAGGTAGCAGTGGGGTTCGTTAGGGAATGTGGGGCGATGCTGCAGGTCTTGTCTCCACAATGGCTTATGCTATTTTTGAAAGATTTCGAAGCATACTTGATGGAGGAGAAATAGACAAGCGTGTGCAGTTCCTGATCGAAGGCCTTTTTTAGTTAGAGAGATTCCTAGCCATCCGTCCAGAGTTGGTCCTTGTAGAGCAGAGGGACCAATTTACTCATGAGATATCCCTTGAAGGTGAGCTAGACCCTGAGACCAATTTAAATGTTTTCAGGGCATACCCAAATTTCCCTGAAGATGAGAATGGCTATGAGAACAGTAAGAGAAGCATCGGGGGATCAGAATCTTCTGAAAATGAGAACCGTAAGAGAAGCATCTGGGGATCAGAATCTTCTGAAAATGCAGAATCTTTTGaagaacagatggaggagataTGGACCAATTTTTTTAATAGAAGGATGATACATTTGACTATTATGTCTGGTGTTCGTTTTGAAGAAGCCGGTCTCATGAAATTAGACCTCAAGCCTGGCCAAGAGATGGAGCTATGTAGCATGATCATTGAGTGTTGCAGTCAAGAGATTACCTACCTCCGGTTTTTCGGGCTGTTAGCACAGAGGTATTGCATGATGAGAAAAGCATACCAAGAGAACTTCGAGAAATGTTTTGTGCAGGAATACTCAAATATTCATCATTTTCCAACACACAAGATGATTATTGTTGCCAAGTTTTTCGCGCATTTGCTGGAGACGGATACACTCCCTTGGCATGTCTTGGCGTGTATCCAGTTGGCAGACAAAGGCACGACATCATCCCATCGAATATTTGTAATGATTCTGTTTCAGGAACTCTCAAAGCGTCTTGGCATCCGCCAGCTAAATGAGAGGCTGAACGATCCTGGGCTGCAAGGTTCCCTGGACTCGATCTTCCCAAAGGATCATCCAAAGAACATGAGGTTCGCCATGCATTTCTTCACGAGAATCGGTCTTGGGGGCATCATATAGAACCTGAGGGAGCACTTGGAGAGCTTGGAGCAGCAGAAACCAACATCTTCTGGGGTTTGGAAAGCCTCTGGCAGTCTGACTCAGGTTCTAGTTCTGATTCTGGGTCTGATACGGAATCCAGCTCTGATGAGAGCGATAAGTGAAGGAAGACTGGAAGAGGACCTCCAGCTGTGCTTAACTGATGCTGCTGTTCTCATTGGAAATTTGGGATGCATTTTCTGTTCTGTTCAGATTAGGCGCTTTTAGCTTGGATCATCCTATATTGTAATAATATGTCCATACAGCTGTTGGCGTGTTCGGTTGGGTCATATAATCAGAAAGCTTACCACACTGAAATAATTTCCATGTTGGGTTCTtatacaaaagaaaaaggaaaataaaaagtgaTGCAGGCAGCATTTCTGGTGGTGATGCAGTCTCTAGTGGATGACGAATTGTCACCTTGTGAAATTCTTGTGAAAGAAATTGTGATTGCCATGGAGCGTGGGCCGGCCGTGCGTGAGCCCGTTCACCTCTCTGGCAGGCTGGCAGCATCACCCAACCAACTGACCCACACAtccctcctcctcggtcatccgTTTCCTCCAGCTTTctcggccggcgccgcgcggcgcaTCCCCCCGTCCCCCGGCTTCAACCCCCCCCAGGTTGACCGACCACaatggccgccgcggccgccatctCCGCGCCACCGCGGCCTCCCCGCCTcgcgctccacctccacccctccccctcctcctgctccacggCCTCCTCGCTCCCCATCCTACGCCGTCGCTTCCGCCGCCCGCTCACCACCGCCGTCCACGCCGTCAAGCAGGACGCGGCCGTCTGGACGCCCGCGCCCGTCTCCGCGGTCGGCGCGGCCACCGCCGACGGCTCCATCTTCCACGTCGCCGTCGacctctccgacgccgccgaccTCGCGGAGTCCTACACCTCGCCGGGGCAGTACCTCCAAATCCGCGTGccctccggcggcggggaggagctcaAGCCGGCGTTCATGGCCGTCGCCTCGCCGCCAGGCGCCGGGGCGCGGTTCGAGTTCCTCGTCAAGTCCGTGCCGGGGACCACCGCGGAGCGCCTGTGTGGGCTCCGCGACGGGGAAGTGGTGGAGCTCGGCGCAGTCATGGGGAAGGGGTTCCCACTCGAGAGGATAACGCCGGCGGACGCCGCGCAGACCGTGCTCATCTTCGCTGCCGGGACGGGGATCAGGTAATTTCTTGCTTCTCTAGTCAACGTTCATTCTGCTGCTCCTGTAGCCTTTATAATTCCAAATGATAGTAGTTGCTTTTGTTCGGCCTTTGTTCACCCGAGCAGTATCAAACAAAT contains:
- the LOC101766131 gene encoding ethylene-responsive transcription factor-like protein At4g13040, coding for MVSLRRRRLLGLCSGKDSLPVDLPKPIENEKPVEVVHSNVKTFSVHPLPPTSDVLTKSSNGSDDSKEEKTQYYPGKEIKRRKRHRRKQYVDQEPCIMRGVYFKNMKWQAAIKVDKKQIHLGTVGTQDEAARLYDRAAFMCGREPNFELSEEEKQELRKYTWEDFLAVTRNTITSKKQKKVGLLRRSKADLFMGQSDGDTEMANGGGSSNSDNGDAETSAS
- the LOC101767232 gene encoding fruit protein pKIWI502, producing MAAAAAISAPPRPPRLALHLHPSPSSCSTASSLPILRRRFRRPLTTAVHAVKQDAAVWTPAPVSAVGAATADGSIFHVAVDLSDAADLAESYTSPGQYLQIRVPSGGGEELKPAFMAVASPPGAGARFEFLVKSVPGTTAERLCGLRDGEVVELGAVMGKGFPLERITPADAAQTVLIFAAGTGISTIRSLVEFGFGANERADVRLYYGARSLKTMAYQDRFKNWESAGLKIIPVLSQPDDSWKGECGYAQHAFLRAKNIVNPSSTGAVLCGQRQMQEEVTTALVADGVSQDKILTNF